Proteins co-encoded in one Cytophagia bacterium CHB2 genomic window:
- a CDS encoding DUF393 domain-containing protein codes for MKIVTGQHDYMLFDGDCGICNLCAQHARRMAQNEKWQIHPYQSYPESELEDFGVTHAQCAKQLHVISRRGKVHRGAFALNYFLMRRLPWSLLIVLLYAFPVLLLFEIIGYALVARFRQRLSNWLGLTACRFATEPEIIASSKRNRQRFD; via the coding sequence ATGAAGATTGTTACGGGCCAGCATGATTACATGTTATTCGACGGGGATTGCGGAATTTGCAATCTATGCGCCCAGCACGCGCGGCGCATGGCACAAAACGAAAAATGGCAGATTCATCCCTATCAAAGCTATCCGGAATCCGAACTAGAGGATTTCGGCGTCACGCATGCGCAATGCGCCAAACAGCTTCACGTTATTTCGCGGCGTGGGAAAGTGCATCGCGGCGCGTTTGCTTTGAATTATTTTCTCATGCGCCGCCTCCCCTGGTCGCTTTTGATCGTTTTGCTCTATGCCTTCCCTGTGTTGTTGTTGTTTGAAATCATCGGCTATGCTCTCGTCGCCCGCTTTCGGCAACGACTTTCCAATTGGCTTGGTTTAACGGCCTGCCGCTTTGCAACCGAGCCTGAAATCATCGCTTCATCGAAGCGCAACAGGCAACGATTCGATTGA